One Aciduliprofundum boonei T469 genomic region harbors:
- a CDS encoding Na(+)/H(+) antiporter subunit B: MKRVLAIIIAILLFVVFAMAFAKIPFGEQMSKYPHYYNPIENQTSNMSLPQHYLTYGKKDTGATNMVTAVVVDYRGFDTLGEVTVLFLASTGVGSLMYVENKAKKKVKRSNAVVETGSKLLFGFIILFGAYIFIHGHLTPGGGFPGGAIIASSFLLLYLAYPKFHAEHKRLNVSESLAGLTFVIVGLLGLAIAGYFLYNFLPFGLPTYLFSAGVIPVIYVAIGVKVGSELTGIVDAMMGVRE, translated from the coding sequence ATGAAGAGAGTATTAGCTATTATCATTGCGATTCTATTATTCGTTGTGTTTGCCATGGCCTTTGCAAAGATACCGTTTGGAGAGCAGATGAGTAAATATCCTCATTATTACAATCCTATTGAAAATCAAACATCAAATATGTCTCTTCCACAACATTACCTAACTTATGGTAAGAAAGATACTGGTGCTACGAATATGGTAACTGCGGTTGTGGTAGATTACAGAGGTTTTGATACCTTGGGTGAAGTAACTGTGCTATTTTTGGCCTCCACAGGTGTTGGCTCCTTAATGTATGTTGAGAATAAGGCAAAGAAAAAGGTGAAGAGGTCTAATGCTGTTGTGGAAACTGGCTCTAAGCTTCTGTTTGGTTTCATTATCTTATTTGGTGCTTATATATTTATACACGGACACCTCACTCCAGGAGGAGGATTCCCGGGTGGTGCAATAATTGCATCATCTTTTCTCCTTCTCTATCTAGCGTATCCAAAATTCCATGCGGAGCATAAGAGGTTGAATGTCTCGGAAAGTCTTGCAGGATTAACCTTTGTTATTGTAGGTCTTCTTGGGCTTGCAATAGCGGGTTATTTCCTCTATAACTTCTTGCCCTTTGGGCTGCCAACATATCTATTCAGTGCTGGCGTGATCCCCGTTATCTATGTTGCCATAGGCGTTAAAGTGGGAAGCGAGCTGACGGGTATCGTGGATGCAATGATGGGGGTGAGAGAGTGA
- a CDS encoding hydrogenase subunit MbhD domain-containing protein, with product MDLFTIVSLILIIITIITAIIAAEMKDLLSAAIALGVMSLIVSILFYILQAPDVAITEAAIGAALSMAVIIFAIRSTKRWEK from the coding sequence TTGGATCTATTTACTATAGTATCCTTAATCCTAATAATCATAACAATAATAACAGCAATAATAGCCGCTGAAATGAAGGATTTGCTCTCGGCTGCTATTGCTTTGGGAGTGATGAGTTTAATAGTTTCCATACTATTTTACATACTGCAGGCTCCAGATGTTGCAATCACAGAAGCTGCCATAGGTGCGGCTTTGAGTATGGCTGTTATAATATTTGCAATTAGAAGCACAAAGAGGTGGGAGAAATGA
- the mnhG gene encoding monovalent cation/H(+) antiporter subunit G, with translation MSNVILLILQIIGYIFISIGTFFLLLASIGLLRMPDVYNRMQTATKATTLGALSVLVGIGLIDLGWLPKSLIIAAFIVLTAPIGASALARASYKHGVKLWEGSVVDKYKEEKEED, from the coding sequence ATGAGCAATGTGATACTTTTAATTTTGCAGATAATAGGTTATATATTTATCAGCATAGGGACATTCTTTCTCCTGCTTGCCTCTATAGGTTTGCTTCGCATGCCTGATGTTTACAATAGGATGCAAACAGCAACAAAAGCGACCACTCTCGGAGCTTTAAGCGTACTCGTTGGTATAGGATTAATAGATCTTGGGTGGCTTCCTAAGAGTTTGATTATTGCAGCGTTCATAGTTTTGACTGCGCCAATAGGTGCGAGCGCCTTGGCTAGGGCCAGTTATAAGCATGGAGTTAAGCTTTGGGAAGGTAGCGTGGTTGATAAGTACAAGGAAGAAAAGGAGGAGGATTAA
- a CDS encoding monovalent cation/H+ antiporter complex subunit F — protein MNCSIDICAIFIALISVAAFLTIIRLVKGPTAPDRAVALDILTNITIVLLVLLGYFFQRFIYMDVALVYGILAFVGVIALARYLEGGL, from the coding sequence ATGAACTGTTCAATTGATATATGTGCAATATTCATAGCATTAATTTCCGTGGCAGCATTTTTAACAATAATTCGCCTTGTAAAGGGCCCCACAGCGCCAGATAGGGCAGTAGCGTTGGATATATTGACTAACATAACCATAGTGCTCTTGGTTCTCCTTGGATATTTCTTCCAGAGGTTCATATATATGGATGTGGCACTCGTGTATGGCATTTTGGCTTTTGTAGGCGTAATAGCACTTGCAAGGTATCTGGAGGGAGGCCTATGA
- a CDS encoding Na+/H+ antiporter subunit E, which yields MKKVSNANRFLYAFLIFIIIWCGFTFSPGIKEEQFLQEFTAGIVLSLIAAAFSYQHLSERGLYNLSPHRVWWFLKYIPVFIWAMIKANFDVAYRVLSPKRPIKPGIVRIRTDLKNPVGKLALANSITLTPGTMTMQIIDDKYYIHWIYVHSEDEKEAGDIIKGDFEKYLREVFE from the coding sequence TTGAAAAAGGTAAGCAATGCGAACCGGTTCCTGTATGCCTTCCTGATATTCATCATAATTTGGTGTGGATTCACATTTTCACCTGGGATTAAAGAGGAGCAATTTTTGCAGGAGTTTACAGCAGGTATTGTTCTATCACTTATTGCAGCAGCTTTCAGTTATCAGCATTTATCCGAAAGGGGTTTGTATAATTTATCCCCCCATAGAGTTTGGTGGTTTTTGAAATATATCCCTGTTTTTATTTGGGCTATGATAAAAGCAAATTTTGATGTTGCTTATAGGGTTTTGAGTCCTAAGAGGCCTATAAAGCCCGGTATTGTGAGGATAAGGACGGATTTGAAAAATCCTGTCGGGAAGCTGGCTTTGGCAAATTCAATAACTCTCACTCCAGGTACTATGACTATGCAGATTATTGATGATAAATATTACATTCACTGGATCTATGTGCACAGCGAGGATGAGAAGGAAGCTGGAGATATTATAAAAGGGGATTTTGAGAAATACCTAAGAGAGGTGTTTGAATGA
- a CDS encoding HNH endonuclease, translated as MDVRDTIEKEYSKASNWVLSLFEYERELPKYCEICGATKGLERHHIAGRKHDSRVVLVCKECHQHLSAKQNLWGEEWLKRGLPTEKRHKFFLRGLIDILELKAYKTQNFFYERIAREIALRCFPLGGNKYE; from the coding sequence ATGGATGTTAGAGATACTATTGAAAAAGAGTATTCTAAAGCTTCGAACTGGGTTCTCTCTTTATTTGAGTATGAGAGAGAGCTACCAAAGTACTGTGAGATATGCGGAGCTACAAAAGGTCTTGAAAGACACCATATTGCAGGTAGGAAGCATGACAGCAGGGTCGTTTTAGTCTGTAAAGAATGTCACCAACATTTAAGTGCTAAACAGAACCTATGGGGCGAAGAATGGTTAAAGAGAGGATTACCTACAGAAAAGAGACACAAGTTCTTTTTGAGGGGACTCATAGATATTTTAGAGTTAAAGGCTTACAAGACCCAAAACTTCTTTTATGAGAGGATTGCTAGGGAAATTGCACTAAGGTGTTTCCCCCTTGGAGGTAATAAGTATGAGTGA
- a CDS encoding transcriptional regulator produces the protein MEKFQSATRIIAHRRKQKTREKVLGIIKSHGKIRFKELMQESGLSNRWLSITLHELLEEGLIKQVIGDIEVKGKNGEPVLKKRAKLYTITKKGDNVYSNAWYILHKLEDLRERGSTYYHNDFELFGVDIIMNGVEGDAFNTLPTIPEYEFFIMRSIFRKVGAYDIKNLSGEVIIALNFDMHKLIGGILEIKDFIKMLIKNADVFESDLFRDMGWRDKIHKFIHLLNYSKLLVDNKDIIERITKNGNKLFLSYKPLIISSYYRTGKGLDEEILEKVKEHIENDTNPLEDENIKHKLIRKSGNITEFPIYDYLNLLKVFNLTNYPFLQKIELVNEKITRTIENGGI, from the coding sequence ATGGAAAAGTTCCAATCAGCTACTAGGATAATAGCACATAGAAGGAAACAAAAGACAAGAGAAAAAGTTCTTGGAATTATAAAATCACATGGAAAAATAAGGTTCAAAGAGCTTATGCAAGAAAGTGGGTTGTCTAATAGGTGGCTCTCTATAACTCTCCATGAACTCCTTGAGGAGGGTCTGATTAAGCAAGTAATTGGGGATATAGAGGTTAAGGGTAAAAATGGGGAGCCTGTGTTAAAGAAGAGGGCTAAGTTATACACAATCACTAAAAAAGGTGATAATGTTTACAGTAATGCATGGTATATATTACACAAACTAGAAGATTTGAGAGAAAGAGGTTCTACATATTATCATAACGATTTTGAACTATTTGGAGTTGATATAATAATGAATGGGGTAGAAGGTGATGCATTTAATACATTACCTACAATTCCAGAATATGAATTTTTCATAATGCGTAGCATATTTAGAAAAGTGGGTGCATACGATATTAAAAACCTCTCAGGTGAAGTGATTATTGCACTAAACTTTGATATGCATAAATTAATTGGAGGTATTTTAGAAATTAAAGACTTCATTAAGATGTTAATTAAAAATGCCGATGTTTTTGAGAGTGATCTTTTTAGGGATATGGGTTGGAGAGATAAAATTCACAAGTTTATACATCTCCTTAATTATTCCAAATTACTAGTTGATAATAAGGATATAATTGAAAGAATAACGAAAAATGGGAATAAGTTATTTTTGTCCTACAAGCCATTAATAATTTCGAGTTATTATCGTACTGGAAAAGGTCTTGATGAAGAAATACTAGAAAAGGTCAAAGAGCATATTGAAAATGATACAAATCCCTTAGAGGATGAAAATATTAAGCATAAATTGATTAGAAAATCTGGTAATATTACCGAATTTCCCATTTATGATTATTTAAATTTACTTAAGGTATTTAATCTCACTAATTACCCATTTCTACAAAAAATAGAGTTAGTGAATGAAAAAATAACTAGAACAATAGAGAATGGAGGTATCTAA
- the cas1 gene encoding CRISPR-associated endonuclease Cas1, whose translation MNPLLVSGYGISINVDKRKLVIREKGKQVHEFYPHQINYDSLIIEGYYGNISFEAIRWLMKHNITVSVLNWNGNLLSVFLPKEPINGKLKIRQYEIYINEKERLKIAEKILEEKIRKSENMLYELSEYYPEIEHIKVKKRIEKEEKLKRDMELKEENKPKLSYLLMYEGRVAQIYWKELSKIFNKLYPEFNFTSRSTKSYSWNMNASDEINALLNYSYALLESMIRKHINAVGLDPSIGFLHELASSKTPLVYDLQELFRWVSDLSVIQLLEDKKLKKSSFIVTENYHIRLKPQTSKLLVEKFKLNMNKKYEVGKKRYTLETIMFNTVRSLGKYILGKSNTLKFEIPYIRIEHIEPELTEKILKMTPEERKARGINKSTLWYQKKKLAQGKSIKVYGKVKSKLK comes from the coding sequence ATGAACCCTCTTTTAGTTAGTGGTTATGGAATTTCCATAAATGTGGATAAAAGGAAACTAGTAATAAGGGAAAAAGGTAAACAAGTTCACGAATTTTACCCCCACCAGATAAACTACGATTCCCTAATAATTGAAGGTTATTACGGGAATATTTCCTTTGAAGCTATAAGATGGTTAATGAAGCACAATATAACGGTATCCGTTTTAAACTGGAACGGAAACCTACTTTCCGTATTTTTGCCTAAGGAACCCATTAACGGAAAACTGAAAATAAGGCAGTATGAAATATACATTAACGAAAAAGAGAGACTGAAAATTGCGGAAAAAATATTAGAGGAAAAAATAAGGAAATCGGAAAATATGCTATATGAATTAAGTGAGTATTATCCAGAAATTGAGCACATTAAAGTAAAAAAGAGGATAGAAAAAGAGGAAAAACTAAAAAGGGACATGGAATTAAAAGAGGAAAATAAACCGAAATTATCCTATTTATTGATGTATGAGGGAAGGGTTGCGCAAATATACTGGAAAGAGTTATCAAAGATTTTCAATAAACTGTACCCTGAATTTAACTTCACTTCAAGGAGTACTAAGTCTTATTCTTGGAACATGAACGCTTCAGATGAAATAAATGCACTTTTAAACTATTCTTACGCACTACTTGAGTCTATGATAAGAAAGCATATCAATGCGGTAGGTCTAGACCCATCGATTGGTTTTTTGCATGAACTAGCTTCCTCTAAGACCCCTCTTGTATATGATCTTCAAGAGCTTTTTAGGTGGGTATCTGACCTATCCGTTATCCAACTTCTAGAGGATAAGAAGTTAAAGAAATCATCTTTTATTGTAACTGAGAACTACCATATACGCCTTAAGCCCCAGACCTCAAAGCTCCTTGTTGAGAAGTTCAAGCTCAATATGAACAAGAAATATGAAGTTGGTAAAAAGAGGTACACTCTGGAAACAATTATGTTCAATACAGTTCGATCCTTGGGTAAATATATCCTTGGGAAATCTAACACCTTGAAATTTGAGATTCCATATATCCGTATAGAACATATAGAACCTGAATTAACAGAGAAAATACTTAAAATGACACCAGAAGAGAGGAAAGCACGGGGAATAAACAAGTCTACACTCTGGTACCAAAAGAAGAAACTGGCTCAAGGTAAGAGTATAAAAGTGTATGGGAAGGTAAAGAGTAAATTAAAATAG
- a CDS encoding class I SAM-dependent DNA methyltransferase, producing MSEKRGKVTERSLYPAIIDLLKKRGAEGVEEIKYESQPDIIADWLGARWIISIKIGNYTKSMFFKNAMIQYARHIIDSGLKYGMIIFLPESIRNISVEEKALYNAIRNKKAYVILDTPETQKEFLDTLPNIFEEVERILKEKIKSTYSLKTVITLLKEQINDIMKETRITEKEMTNIITSDELFLGISASKHKDIKVIKFISTYIFLTQVLFARLYGVEHPAILSGFDIRNITKEGIRELFRRITEINYRPIYKFDILDTIPEHYIKDTFTLIWNLKIENIRFELPGRLFHELMPKEIKKMLAAFYTRPIAAEILSCVTINNAEEVVFDPACGSGTILTAAYRRKRELWNKQEDPHKLFCEEQIYGTDIMPFAVNLTTANLASLNPKITIEKMNIARADSLKLELNVPIKNGLSKLERYGIPISSNIKSKNMQGDEYDMVLDLMDVVLMNPPFTKIERGVKKYIKIERFKSRVGGEIGLWGHFIALADMILKPNGMFGGVIPINILRGRESEKVRKIVFEEWLPLYVIKSTMNYGFSESSEYRDILIIAKKTKSKPINHKVKFVLIKKDLNSLSFKDVKRICDRIKTSSKLNDPLLEIRSYSMEDIKKHFVNMMWFISGSSFEWKDNLLNIIRKSEMVLDYFPHSGNGYFMEGYRPVPKGVSKFMFITRPINENRIDKAFLVLIKEDDKKIFAETKMMYEMSKLNEHSKSSIFDFDKDKFLLTIRTPVGLNTMDITNKHDYIAISPYKDIEKIQRLSGFNSSLKNSYWNNIKKQMNNIKTKIIVSRRINPYSPNTHLIAFFSENDIFPSNQVNVVVEPDPRKAKAVTVLLNSIFFLAYFFNLKEETTGRYIDIRFYDLYSMKLYPTTNTQIDNLVKVFNKFKDVNFPPLREQLDEHFTERYSVFWSSERKKIKPLIPVDSIKPHPVRLKFDKAIIKALNLSISHEELLQAYNAIINDMIITRGLKKD from the coding sequence ATGTCAGAAAAAAGAGGAAAGGTCACTGAAAGATCTTTATATCCAGCCATTATAGATCTATTAAAAAAAAGAGGTGCCGAAGGAGTCGAGGAGATTAAATACGAATCTCAGCCAGATATAATCGCTGATTGGTTAGGAGCAAGATGGATTATTAGCATAAAAATAGGGAATTATACAAAAAGTATGTTCTTTAAAAATGCCATGATACAATATGCAAGGCATATAATTGATTCGGGTCTTAAATATGGAATGATTATATTTTTACCAGAGAGTATTAGAAATATTTCTGTAGAAGAGAAAGCTCTTTATAATGCTATCAGAAATAAAAAAGCTTATGTTATTTTAGATACTCCTGAAACTCAGAAAGAATTTTTAGATACCTTACCCAATATTTTTGAGGAAGTAGAAAGAATTTTAAAAGAGAAAATCAAATCCACATATAGTTTAAAAACGGTAATTACCCTTTTAAAAGAGCAAATCAATGATATTATGAAAGAGACTAGAATTACAGAGAAGGAAATGACCAATATAATTACAAGTGATGAATTGTTTCTTGGGATTAGTGCATCAAAACATAAGGATATAAAAGTAATAAAGTTTATTTCGACATATATTTTTTTAACACAGGTTCTATTTGCTAGGTTATACGGTGTAGAACATCCAGCAATTTTAAGCGGTTTTGATATTAGAAATATAACTAAAGAAGGTATAAGAGAACTCTTTAGACGAATTACTGAGATAAATTATAGACCAATATATAAATTTGATATACTGGATACCATACCTGAACATTATATAAAAGATACTTTCACTTTGATATGGAATTTAAAGATAGAAAATATTAGGTTTGAACTCCCAGGAAGATTATTTCATGAGCTTATGCCAAAAGAAATTAAAAAAATGCTTGCTGCTTTTTATACTAGACCAATAGCTGCAGAAATTTTATCTTGTGTTACAATTAACAATGCTGAAGAAGTCGTATTTGATCCTGCTTGCGGTTCTGGTACGATACTGACTGCAGCATATAGAAGAAAACGAGAATTATGGAATAAACAAGAAGATCCTCACAAACTCTTTTGTGAAGAACAAATTTATGGAACAGATATAATGCCATTTGCCGTAAATCTAACCACAGCTAATTTAGCATCTCTTAATCCTAAAATTACAATAGAAAAAATGAACATAGCAAGAGCTGATAGTCTTAAACTTGAACTAAACGTGCCTATTAAAAATGGTTTATCTAAATTAGAAAGATATGGTATACCTATCTCATCTAATATTAAAAGTAAGAATATGCAAGGTGATGAATATGATATGGTTCTAGACCTAATGGATGTTGTTCTAATGAATCCCCCATTTACAAAAATTGAAAGGGGAGTAAAGAAATATATAAAAATAGAGCGTTTCAAATCACGAGTTGGAGGAGAAATAGGATTATGGGGGCATTTTATAGCTTTGGCAGATATGATTCTTAAGCCAAATGGTATGTTTGGAGGGGTTATTCCTATTAATATATTGAGGGGAAGAGAAAGTGAAAAAGTAAGAAAAATAGTTTTTGAAGAGTGGTTACCTCTATATGTAATAAAATCAACAATGAATTATGGTTTTTCTGAATCTTCTGAATATAGAGACATTCTAATAATAGCTAAAAAAACCAAATCAAAACCTATTAATCATAAAGTTAAGTTTGTTTTAATTAAAAAAGATCTAAATTCATTAAGCTTTAAAGATGTTAAGCGGATATGTGATAGGATTAAAACCTCATCAAAGTTAAATGACCCTCTACTAGAAATAAGATCGTATTCTATGGAAGATATAAAAAAGCATTTTGTTAATATGATGTGGTTTATTAGTGGGTCATCTTTTGAATGGAAAGATAATCTTTTAAACATAATAAGAAAATCCGAAATGGTGTTAGATTATTTCCCACATAGTGGTAATGGATATTTTATGGAAGGATATAGACCCGTACCAAAAGGTGTTTCTAAATTCATGTTTATTACAAGACCTATTAATGAAAATAGGATCGATAAAGCCTTTTTAGTTCTCATCAAAGAAGATGATAAAAAAATATTCGCTGAAACAAAAATGATGTATGAAATGAGTAAACTCAATGAACATTCAAAGAGTAGCATTTTCGATTTTGATAAAGATAAGTTTTTACTCACTATTAGAACACCCGTTGGATTGAATACAATGGATATTACAAATAAACATGATTATATTGCTATATCTCCTTATAAGGACATAGAAAAAATCCAGAGACTTTCAGGATTTAATAGTTCATTAAAAAATAGTTATTGGAATAATATTAAAAAACAAATGAATAATATAAAAACTAAAATTATTGTAAGCCGTCGCATAAACCCTTATTCTCCAAATACACATTTGATAGCTTTCTTCTCTGAAAATGATATTTTTCCTTCCAATCAAGTAAATGTGGTTGTAGAACCAGATCCAAGGAAGGCAAAAGCTGTGACCGTTTTATTAAATTCAATATTTTTCTTGGCTTATTTCTTTAATCTTAAGGAAGAGACTACTGGGAGATATATAGATATTCGTTTTTATGATTTATACTCAATGAAACTGTATCCTACTACTAACACACAAATTGATAATTTAGTAAAAGTATTTAATAAATTTAAAGATGTAAATTTTCCTCCCTTAAGAGAGCAGCTTGATGAGCATTTTACTGAAAGATATTCTGTATTCTGGAGCTCAGAAAGAAAAAAAATTAAGCCTTTGATACCTGTTGATTCTATAAAGCCGCATCCTGTACGACTAAAATTCGATAAAGCCATAATAAAAGCTTTAAACTTATCAATTTCGCATGAAGAACTATTGCAAGCTTATAATGCAATAATAAACGATATGATTATTACCCGAGGATTAAAAAAAGATTGA
- a CDS encoding S9 family peptidase, translated as MQNVKLSDMYRIKLVGDVQVSKDGTKIAYVVARMDKKKNDYLSKIYLYDGKSKAFTSGPKDTMPRFAGDKIVYVRKGEKKSEIRVISLVGGESRKIAEVEKGVINMKIDGDYVYFLSPVVNKENDDVKRITSIPFYFNGKGFIYNASMQIFRVPLKGGKVEKLSNVDEKISSFDVKNGRIIYSASEDEREPFMENLYILKEGKGERISGRKASISSFRISPDGKKIAAFLSFHDKGFAEHKRLYMLSMEGGDYELACGDKFSFGKSLNSDTRFGGGSVMQWINENEILFIATDRGKQPVFIYSHGKCWKILNGNRSVESFAYAEGTLAFIAQEMNHPADVFIKRDRERRITNLNRFLKLPKGEHFTVKVSDGEEVEGWLLLPEGKGPHPAILEIHGGPKTSYGHAFMFEFYYFLSQGFAVIFTNPRGSSGYSEEFALKIRGDFGNRDYKDLMEALDFVLENYSIDKKKVFVTGGSYGGFMTNWIVGHTDRFRAAATQRSISNQLSFWGTSDIGPWFNKDYIGAGKDLWEGFENYWSMSPLKYAKNIKTPLLIIHSEEDYRCPISEAYQLFYALKMQGVDTKMVLFPHENHDLSRSGKPKHREIRLKEIVDWFKEHME; from the coding sequence ATGCAAAATGTAAAATTATCGGATATGTATAGGATCAAGCTTGTTGGGGATGTGCAAGTATCCAAGGATGGAACCAAGATTGCCTATGTGGTTGCAAGGATGGATAAAAAGAAGAATGATTACCTTTCTAAGATTTATCTCTATGATGGAAAGAGTAAGGCTTTCACATCCGGTCCCAAGGATACAATGCCTAGATTTGCAGGTGATAAAATTGTGTATGTGAGGAAGGGAGAGAAAAAAAGTGAGATAAGAGTGATATCCCTTGTGGGTGGGGAATCAAGGAAAATAGCGGAAGTGGAAAAAGGCGTTATCAATATGAAAATTGACGGAGATTATGTTTACTTTTTATCTCCTGTGGTGAATAAGGAGAATGATGATGTAAAACGCATAACATCCATACCTTTTTACTTCAATGGTAAGGGATTCATCTACAATGCAAGTATGCAGATTTTCAGAGTACCTTTAAAAGGAGGTAAAGTTGAAAAATTAAGCAATGTGGATGAGAAAATTTCAAGTTTTGATGTTAAAAATGGCAGGATTATTTACTCTGCCTCGGAAGATGAGCGTGAGCCGTTTATGGAGAATCTCTATATTCTCAAAGAAGGAAAGGGTGAAAGGATAAGCGGGAGAAAAGCAAGTATAAGCTCGTTTAGAATATCTCCTGATGGCAAGAAGATAGCTGCATTCTTGAGTTTCCATGACAAAGGATTTGCAGAGCACAAGCGGTTGTACATGCTATCTATGGAAGGCGGAGATTATGAACTTGCCTGCGGGGATAAATTCTCATTTGGGAAATCTTTGAACTCTGATACCAGATTTGGTGGTGGCAGTGTGATGCAATGGATAAACGAAAATGAAATTCTATTCATAGCAACGGATAGGGGCAAGCAACCAGTTTTCATATACAGCCATGGTAAATGCTGGAAAATTTTGAATGGGAATAGAAGTGTGGAAAGCTTTGCCTATGCTGAGGGTACTTTAGCTTTCATAGCTCAGGAAATGAATCATCCTGCAGATGTTTTTATAAAAAGGGACAGAGAGAGAAGAATAACCAATTTAAATAGGTTCTTAAAATTGCCCAAAGGAGAGCATTTTACAGTGAAAGTAAGTGATGGTGAAGAGGTAGAGGGATGGCTCTTGTTGCCAGAGGGTAAAGGGCCACATCCAGCTATTTTGGAGATTCATGGGGGACCTAAAACATCTTATGGCCATGCATTTATGTTTGAGTTCTACTATTTCCTCTCTCAAGGATTTGCTGTTATCTTCACAAATCCCCGTGGCTCATCTGGCTATTCTGAAGAATTTGCTTTGAAGATTAGAGGTGATTTTGGAAATAGAGATTACAAGGATTTGATGGAAGCTCTTGATTTTGTGCTTGAGAATTATTCAATTGATAAGAAAAAGGTATTTGTTACTGGAGGCTCTTATGGGGGATTTATGACTAACTGGATTGTTGGGCATACGGATAGATTCAGAGCTGCAGCTACGCAGAGGAGCATAAGCAACCAACTCTCTTTCTGGGGCACTAGTGATATAGGGCCGTGGTTTAACAAAGATTATATTGGTGCCGGTAAGGATCTCTGGGAAGGATTTGAGAATTATTGGAGTATGAGTCCATTGAAATATGCCAAGAATATAAAAACTCCGCTGCTGATAATACATAGCGAGGAGGATTACAGATGCCCCATAAGTGAAGCATATCAATTATTCTATGCCCTTAAGATGCAGGGTGTGGATACAAAGATGGTTCTATTTCCCCACGAAAATCACGATTTATCTCGCAGTGGAAAGCCAAAGCACAGAGAAATAAGATTGAAGGAGATAGTTGATTGGTTCAAAGAGCATATGGAATGA
- a CDS encoding Holliday junction DNA helicase RuvB C-terminal domain-containing protein, translated as MTITYKLDTEMELIERHIKVLKAVIENQPVGIIKLSHMLNMPEHKIRYSLRLLEQEGIIEASPSGAKITIKAKEALEEIRKFVRDMEKRCEEINNIIDSINL; from the coding sequence ATGACAATAACATATAAATTGGATACCGAAATGGAATTGATAGAAAGGCATATTAAAGTGCTCAAAGCTGTTATTGAAAATCAGCCAGTTGGAATTATTAAGCTTTCACATATGCTCAACATGCCTGAACATAAGATAAGATATTCACTTCGTCTTCTTGAGCAGGAGGGAATTATTGAGGCCTCTCCCAGCGGAGCAAAAATAACAATAAAGGCTAAAGAAGCTTTGGAAGAGATAAGAAAATTTGTAAGAGATATGGAGAAGAGATGCGAAGAAATAAACAATATAATTGATAGCATCAATCTATGA